In Tenacibaculum pacificus, a single window of DNA contains:
- a CDS encoding ABC transporter substrate-binding protein yields MKQFLIFLILTLFFIQCKKSEEKNSQTITANQSPIKYAKGFDIITENNQKKLIIKKVFQNSDKQFEFTLTNKTDISKNQLKTPVEKLVVTSTTHIPMLELLNSEGKLVGFPHAKYISSEKTRKRIDAGKITELGNEQSMNTEKLLDLQPELVIGFSLHPNSKLYENIKKSEIPVIFNGDWLEETPLGRAEWIKFFGVLLDKEKQADSIFNTIEKNYLDAKKTAEKSSNYPTILSGSMFKEVWNVPGGNSFIATFFKDAHLNYLWKETKSTGSLQLSFESALDKGKKADYWIGCGLYETKEQLLSANKHYKEFDALKNEKTYTIGTKKGKTGGLIYFELAPIRPDLVLKDIIKITNPKALPNYQLTFFERIQ; encoded by the coding sequence ATGAAACAGTTTTTAATATTTCTTATTCTTACATTATTTTTTATCCAATGTAAAAAATCAGAAGAAAAAAACAGCCAAACAATAACAGCTAACCAAAGCCCTATTAAATATGCAAAAGGCTTTGATATTATTACTGAAAATAATCAGAAAAAATTAATCATTAAAAAAGTATTTCAAAATTCAGATAAACAATTTGAATTTACACTTACCAATAAAACTGATATTTCTAAAAATCAACTAAAAACTCCTGTTGAAAAATTAGTTGTTACAAGTACTACGCATATACCGATGCTAGAACTTTTAAATAGTGAGGGAAAATTAGTCGGATTTCCACATGCAAAATATATTTCATCAGAAAAAACAAGAAAAAGAATTGATGCTGGAAAAATTACAGAATTAGGAAATGAACAAAGTATGAATACCGAAAAACTACTAGATTTACAACCCGAATTAGTTATAGGTTTCTCTTTACATCCAAATAGTAAATTATACGAAAATATTAAAAAATCAGAAATTCCTGTTATTTTTAATGGCGACTGGCTAGAAGAAACACCTTTAGGAAGAGCCGAATGGATTAAATTTTTTGGTGTACTTTTAGATAAAGAAAAACAAGCCGATAGTATTTTTAATACCATTGAAAAGAATTATTTAGACGCTAAAAAAACAGCTGAAAAAAGCTCTAATTATCCAACAATTTTATCAGGAAGTATGTTTAAAGAAGTTTGGAATGTTCCTGGAGGAAATAGTTTTATCGCTACTTTTTTTAAGGATGCACATTTAAATTATCTTTGGAAAGAAACCAAAAGCACAGGAAGTTTACAACTAAGTTTTGAAAGTGCTTTAGATAAAGGAAAAAAAGCTGATTATTGGATTGGTTGTGGCTTATACGAAACGAAAGAACAATTATTAAGTGCCAATAAACATTATAAAGAATTTGATGCTTTAAAAAACGAAAAAACTTATACTATTGGCACAAAAAAAGGAAAAACTGGCGGACTTATCTATTTTGAATTAGCGCCAATCAGACCTGATTTAGTTTTAAAAGATATCATCAAAATTACAAATCCAAAAGCGTTACCTAATTATCAGTTAACATTTTTTGAGAGAATACAGTAA
- a CDS encoding M1 family metallopeptidase yields MKPHFYETAKVTLDAKAMLINEVLMNKQSLPYNYDDFKLIIDLPRIYKRNEEFTIYIKYTARPEKVKQKGSKAITSAKGLYFVNPTGLDKNKPTQVWTQGETEASSCWFPTIDAPNQKTSQEIYITVPTKYVTLSNGKLENQQKNNNGTRTDYWNFTQKHAPYLFFMGVGEYEIIKDTYKNIPVDYYVEKKYAPYAKEIFGNTPEMLGFFSKISGIEYPWNKYAQIVGRDYVSGAMENTTAVIHGEKAYQMPGQLIDENTHEDTISHEAFHHWFGNYVTAESWSNLTVNESFANYSEYLWREYKYGKENADAHLLETIEGYKNGQNFDKHLVRFNYNDKEDMFDGVSYNKGGAILHMLRNYLGDEAFYAGLNKYLTTNKYSTAEAHQLRLAFETVTGKDLNWFFNQWFFNSGHPKLDVSYDFNKLRKTVTINIIQNQENEFKFPFTIDVFEDNKSTRHTVFVESKDASFTFPFIKQPQFIQVNADGVLLCDIFENKVLSDYIYQLKHADNYQHKKEALVEVAKNQDDKKAFDAIAEAMSDSFYKIRISALENINLVNKNSKKRVISKIKEIAINDPKTLVKAAAIETLGKLTDPELKSVFQKGLESKSYAVLGKSLVGMYYVDKTLAIQKSKTLPSEVKEIIANPLTRIYLEENDEDELSFIAGNVMSGMYLSQDKKTQGLYKKAYDKIAKSSNTEAIKNLADDIVSKGIQYKKYSFDKVGVNLLRQVVQRQKKANHTTKLKNIEIVKIAMAQLLE; encoded by the coding sequence GTGAAACCTCATTTTTATGAAACAGCTAAAGTAACGTTAGATGCAAAGGCAATGCTTATTAATGAAGTTTTAATGAATAAACAATCTTTACCTTATAATTATGATGATTTTAAATTGATTATCGATTTACCTCGTATTTATAAAAGGAATGAAGAATTTACTATCTATATAAAATATACGGCACGTCCTGAAAAAGTAAAACAAAAAGGAAGTAAAGCTATAACATCGGCAAAAGGTTTATATTTTGTAAATCCAACAGGTTTAGATAAAAATAAACCAACCCAAGTTTGGACACAAGGAGAAACCGAAGCAAGTAGTTGTTGGTTTCCTACAATTGATGCACCTAATCAAAAAACTTCACAAGAAATTTATATTACTGTTCCTACAAAATATGTAACGCTATCTAACGGAAAGTTAGAAAATCAACAAAAAAATAACAACGGTACAAGAACCGATTATTGGAATTTTACTCAAAAACACGCACCATATTTATTTTTTATGGGAGTAGGGGAATATGAAATAATAAAAGACACTTATAAAAATATTCCTGTTGATTATTATGTTGAAAAAAAATATGCTCCGTATGCAAAAGAGATTTTTGGAAATACTCCTGAAATGTTAGGTTTCTTTTCTAAAATTTCAGGAATTGAATATCCTTGGAATAAATATGCGCAAATTGTAGGTAGAGATTATGTAAGTGGTGCAATGGAAAATACAACGGCTGTAATTCATGGAGAAAAAGCGTATCAAATGCCAGGGCAATTAATTGATGAAAATACACATGAAGATACAATTTCTCACGAAGCTTTTCATCATTGGTTCGGGAATTATGTAACTGCCGAAAGTTGGAGTAATTTAACCGTTAACGAAAGTTTTGCAAATTACAGTGAATATTTATGGAGGGAATATAAATACGGTAAAGAAAATGCCGATGCTCATTTATTAGAAACTATTGAGGGCTATAAAAACGGACAAAATTTTGATAAACATTTAGTTCGATTTAATTATAATGATAAAGAAGATATGTTTGATGGCGTTAGCTATAATAAAGGTGGCGCAATTTTACATATGTTACGTAATTATTTAGGTGATGAAGCTTTTTATGCAGGATTAAACAAGTATTTAACTACTAATAAATACAGTACAGCAGAAGCGCATCAATTGCGATTGGCTTTTGAAACGGTAACTGGAAAAGATTTGAATTGGTTTTTTAATCAATGGTTTTTTAATAGTGGGCATCCGAAGTTAGATGTTTCTTACGATTTTAATAAATTAAGAAAAACAGTTACTATCAATATTATTCAGAATCAAGAAAATGAATTTAAATTTCCTTTTACTATTGATGTTTTTGAAGATAACAAATCAACACGTCATACTGTTTTTGTAGAGAGTAAAGATGCTTCGTTTACGTTTCCTTTTATAAAACAACCTCAGTTTATTCAGGTAAATGCTGATGGAGTTTTATTATGCGATATTTTCGAAAATAAAGTTTTAAGCGATTATATTTATCAATTAAAACACGCTGATAATTATCAACATAAAAAAGAAGCTTTAGTTGAGGTTGCTAAAAATCAAGATGATAAAAAAGCATTTGATGCAATAGCTGAAGCAATGAGTGATTCATTTTATAAAATTAGAATTTCAGCTTTAGAGAATATCAATTTGGTAAATAAAAATTCTAAAAAAAGAGTGATTTCAAAAATTAAAGAAATCGCAATAAATGACCCGAAAACATTAGTAAAAGCAGCAGCGATAGAAACATTAGGAAAGTTAACAGATCCTGAATTAAAATCGGTTTTTCAAAAAGGTTTAGAAAGTAAATCGTATGCTGTGTTAGGAAAATCTTTAGTTGGAATGTATTATGTCGATAAAACTTTAGCTATTCAAAAATCAAAAACATTACCATCAGAAGTAAAAGAAATTATAGCAAATCCTTTAACACGTATTTATTTAGAAGAAAATGATGAAGATGAATTAAGTTTTATTGCGGGTAACGTAATGTCGGGAATGTATTTAAGTCAAGATAAAAAAACACAAGGATTATATAAAAAAGCTTATGATAAAATAGCAAAAAGTAGCAATACGGAAGCTATCAAAAATTTAGCAGATGATATTGTATCTAAAGGAATTCAGTATAAAAAATATAGTTTTGATAAAGTAGGTGTAAATTTGTTGCGTCAAGTTGTACAAAGGCAGAAAAAAGCAAACCACACAACGAAACTTAAAAATATTGAAATTGTTAAAATAGCAATGGCTCAATTATTAGAATAA